A portion of the Papilio machaon chromosome Z, ilPapMach1.1, whole genome shotgun sequence genome contains these proteins:
- the LOC106715930 gene encoding uncharacterized protein LOC106715930: MRGPALWVTYALPALVALLACSTAQPAPTLCDDDACRCDPFTRLICNCTRDYDEVTLRPDGPYRVPSTASGIVIDGCSRVHFLSDTIRGLIHLRNVEIRNVAHVVINERALAWSPFSRDSELNPGLRIAIHNSTINEIGSHAVQGRVDDITITNSRISNLKPFAFSSLSGVKNIELSNNIFDNIEIQAFKKFSTLNFVLRGGEIGFIPSRFLSDVEVTNLFRVEGVTIEHLSSLAYLVHSPKRVLIESNKIDTMDGDGFHLVSQGPITFRNNSVKTLKKGALFGFSVDLDVLSTFGRQELLLDNNTVTDLMPSSLIFNRSSLTLRVDGLNINVTCSCALAEQWRDMLKEQGGIISCWYELEKHFISLPTYVNSRCGAFKQNFWIYVVVGVILVVIAAAITIFFIVKHENEKKKKLQIVMPDGKTYRETEFHIVVERAELLTTDL, translated from the exons ATGCGTGGTCCAGCGCTGTGGGTAACGTACGCGCTTCCAGCGCTGGTCGCGCTGCTGGCATGCAGCACCGCTCAGCCTGCGCCAACGCTTTGCGATGACGACGCCTGTCGCTGCGACCCCTTCACGCGGCTCATATGCAACTGTACTCGCGATTATGAC GAGGTGACGCTGCGACCGGACGGGCCGTACCGCGTGCCTTCCACAGCGTCCGGCATCGTGATCGACGGCTGCAGCAGAGTTCACTTCCTCTCGGACACGATACGTGGCCTCATCCATCTCCGCAATGTGGAGATCAGGAATGTCGCTCACGTCGTTATTAATGAGCGTGCCCTCGCATGGTCACCGTTTTCGCGTGACAGTGAACTGAACCCCGGACTTCGCATAGCTATCCATAACAGCACCATCAATGAGATTGGCTCGCACGCGGTACAAGGTCGGGTCGACGACATTACGATAACCAACAGTCGCATCAGTAACCTAAAGCCCTTCGCTTTTTCTAGTCTATCAGGAGTCAAAAACATAGAATTAAGTAATAACATATTTGATAACATCGAAATACAAGCATTCAAAAAATTCTCAACGTTAAATTTTGTACTGCGAGGCGGTGAGATCGGATTCATTCCAAGCAGATTCCTATCGGACGTGGAAGTCACCAATTTGTTCCGAGTAGAGGGCGTTACCATCGAACACTTGTCGAGTTTGGCTTACCTCGTTCATTCACCAAAGAGAGTCCTCATTGAAAGCAACAAAATTGATACCATGGACGGTGATGGGTTTCATTTAGTATCTCAGGGGCCAATtacttttagaaataattcagtgaaaactttaaaaaaggGTGCATTGTTCGGGTTTAGTGTGGATTTGGACGTGCTGTCCACATTCGGTCGGCAAGAGTTGTTGTTAGATAATAATACAGTGACGGACTTGATGCCATCGTCTCTTATATTTAATCGGTCCAGTTTGACTTTACGTGTTGATGGTTTGAACATTAATGTGACGTGTAGTTGCGCGTTGGCGGAGCAGTGGCGCGACATGCTCAAGGAGCAGGGGGGCATAATCAGCTGCTGGTACGAACTGGAGAAACATTTCATATCGTTACCGACTTACGTGAACAGCAGATGTGGAGCGTTCAAACAGAACTTTTGGATATATGTCGTCGTGGGTGTGATATTAGTTGTAATCGCGGCGGccattacgatattttttattgtgaagCACGAGAAcgaaaagaagaaaaagttaCAGATAGTAATGCCCGACGGTAAGACGTACAGGGAGACGGAGTTCCATATAGTGGTAGAGAGAGCTGAGCTCCTTACCACAGACCTATGA